A genomic stretch from Desulfohalobium retbaense DSM 5692 includes:
- the tmcA gene encoding acidic tetraheme cytochrome c3 TmcA produces the protein MVKRIVPFCLAAVMVFAFLLPAFSQMDMTVLSDPAFGEGQRPPAVFEHDAHNEKAELFDCAVCHHYYEDGEKVEGMDSIGMPCSDCHPADPGSDELGLMEAYHTQCIDCHEQEGQGPLACGECHVK, from the coding sequence ATGGTCAAACGAATAGTACCGTTTTGTCTTGCGGCAGTGATGGTGTTTGCGTTTTTGCTGCCCGCTTTTTCCCAAATGGATATGACCGTGCTCTCGGATCCGGCATTTGGCGAAGGCCAACGCCCTCCCGCGGTCTTTGAGCACGACGCCCACAATGAAAAAGCCGAACTCTTTGATTGCGCCGTCTGCCATCACTATTATGAAGACGGTGAAAAAGTCGAAGGGATGGATTCCATTGGCATGCCCTGTTCGGACTGCCACCCTGCAGATCCGGGCTCTGATGAATTGGGTTTGATGGAGGCCTACCACACCCAATGCATCGACTGTCACGAACAGGAAGGCCAGGGGCCCTTGGCCTGCGGCGAGTGTCACGTCAAATAG
- the ldhH gene encoding L-lactate dehydrogenase (quinone) large subunit LdhH — protein MQEAKNLKEYREKIHGTLENDFLRSTLDNFAVAYRAGRAKAFAGMDEKALINEIAAAKDDSISRMDQLFDEFKTKAEQIGIKVHLAHTAHEANEIIAKIAAQNDCQKIVKSKSMTAEETHLNHHLEKEGLKVTETDLGEWIIQLRHEGPTHMVMPAIHLSRYQVADLFTDVTKQKQESEIEKLVKVARRELRQRYVEADMGISGANFAIADTASLGIVTNEGNARLVTTLPRVHVAMVGLDKLTPNLHDALRMLQVLPRNATGQTITSYVSWITGPSECQSAEDGQKQMHIVFLDNGRRALAKDDTFSEVLRCVRCGACANVCPVYRMLGGHDYGHVYIGAIGLILTYFFHGREYAKNLVQNCINCQACKEVCAAGIDLPSMIKEIHAQILDEEGHPASSTMLAKVLRNRKLFHGLLRSARYAQRPVTGGTPYLRHLPQMFAKDHNFRALPAIAKKPFRDQWEDIKPTEAKTRYKVALFSGCVQDFVYPEQLKAAVDVIAGHGVELDYPMDQSCCGLPVQMMGEKQAAKDVAMQNITAMDPSEYDYILTLCASCASHLKHNYPKLLKNESAISQVKVEQFADRVISFSSFIHDVLELDESEFKKQGKKTTYHAPCHLCRGMGVTEAPREMISRSGLDFAPADEEQTCCGFGGTYSSKFPQLSREILNKKLDDFKKTGAEQLVTECPGCVMQLRGGVDKRGDSIEVLHIAEALAKQKL, from the coding sequence ATGCAAGAAGCTAAGAATCTGAAAGAATATAGAGAAAAGATCCACGGCACCCTGGAAAACGACTTTTTGCGTTCTACCCTCGACAATTTCGCCGTGGCGTACCGTGCCGGCCGAGCCAAGGCCTTCGCCGGTATGGATGAAAAGGCCCTGATCAATGAAATCGCGGCGGCCAAGGACGATTCCATCAGCCGCATGGATCAGCTTTTCGATGAATTCAAAACCAAGGCCGAACAAATCGGCATCAAGGTCCATCTGGCGCACACCGCGCACGAGGCCAACGAGATCATCGCCAAAATCGCCGCGCAAAACGATTGCCAGAAAATCGTCAAATCCAAATCCATGACCGCTGAGGAGACCCACCTCAACCACCACCTCGAAAAAGAGGGGCTCAAGGTCACAGAGACCGACCTCGGGGAATGGATCATTCAGTTGCGCCATGAAGGGCCGACCCACATGGTCATGCCCGCCATCCACCTTTCGCGTTACCAGGTCGCCGACCTCTTCACCGATGTGACCAAGCAGAAGCAGGAGTCCGAGATCGAGAAGTTGGTCAAGGTCGCCCGCCGGGAACTGCGTCAGCGCTATGTCGAGGCTGACATGGGCATCAGCGGAGCCAACTTCGCTATTGCCGACACCGCTTCCCTGGGCATCGTCACCAACGAAGGCAACGCCCGTTTGGTGACCACGCTGCCGCGGGTCCACGTGGCCATGGTCGGTTTGGACAAGCTGACGCCGAATCTGCACGACGCCCTGCGGATGTTGCAGGTTCTGCCCCGCAACGCCACCGGCCAGACCATCACCTCCTACGTGAGCTGGATCACCGGACCATCCGAGTGCCAGTCCGCCGAAGACGGGCAAAAGCAGATGCACATCGTCTTTTTGGACAACGGCCGCCGGGCCCTGGCCAAGGACGACACCTTTTCCGAGGTCCTGCGCTGCGTGCGCTGCGGTGCCTGCGCCAACGTCTGCCCTGTTTACCGTATGCTGGGCGGACACGATTACGGCCACGTCTACATCGGCGCCATCGGCCTGATCCTGACCTACTTTTTCCACGGCCGCGAGTACGCCAAAAACCTGGTCCAGAACTGCATCAACTGCCAGGCGTGCAAAGAGGTTTGCGCCGCTGGCATTGATCTGCCGAGCATGATCAAAGAGATCCATGCCCAAATTCTGGACGAAGAAGGGCATCCGGCCAGTTCGACAATGCTGGCCAAGGTCTTGCGCAACCGCAAGCTGTTCCACGGCTTGCTGCGCTCTGCCCGTTACGCCCAGCGTCCGGTCACCGGCGGAACCCCGTACCTGCGCCACTTGCCGCAGATGTTCGCCAAGGACCACAACTTCCGCGCCCTGCCGGCCATCGCCAAAAAGCCGTTCCGGGACCAATGGGAAGACATCAAGCCCACCGAAGCCAAGACCCGCTACAAAGTGGCCCTTTTCTCGGGATGTGTGCAGGACTTCGTCTATCCCGAACAGCTCAAGGCCGCGGTCGATGTCATTGCAGGGCACGGTGTCGAACTGGACTACCCCATGGACCAATCCTGCTGTGGTCTGCCGGTGCAGATGATGGGCGAAAAGCAGGCGGCCAAGGATGTGGCCATGCAGAACATCACGGCCATGGACCCGTCAGAATACGACTACATCCTGACCCTGTGCGCCTCCTGTGCCTCGCACTTGAAACACAACTACCCCAAATTGCTCAAAAACGAATCGGCCATCTCGCAGGTCAAGGTCGAGCAGTTTGCGGACCGGGTCATCAGCTTCAGCTCATTTATCCATGATGTGCTCGAACTGGATGAAAGCGAATTCAAAAAACAGGGCAAAAAGACGACCTACCATGCCCCGTGCCACCTCTGCCGCGGCATGGGTGTCACTGAAGCCCCGCGGGAAATGATCAGCAGATCGGGTCTCGATTTTGCCCCGGCGGATGAAGAGCAGACCTGTTGCGGGTTTGGCGGAACCTATTCCAGCAAATTCCCCCAACTCTCACGGGAAATTCTGAACAAAAAACTCGACGACTTCAAAAAAACTGGTGCTGAGCAATTGGTCACCGAATGTCCTGGTTGCGTCATGCAGCTGCGTGGCGGGGTTGATAAACGGGGCGACTCGATAGAAGTCCTGCATATTGCTGAGGCCTTGGCCAAGCAAAAACTGTAG
- the tmcC gene encoding TmcC family electron transfer complex membrane anchor subunit, whose protein sequence is MNTLYSFVAGPLAWAAWIIFLVGIVYKIYHYVSLAKQRDAMVFAHMSGYYGLRSIGKWIVPYVATNWRKNAVLTAVTFLFHICLLLAPIFLFAHMLLWKEAIGLSFPTLPDTVADVMTLIVIGCCIYFLVRRLTVPEVKYVTQISDWLLLAVVAAPFVTGFLAYHQVLNYNLFIILHIIAGEIMLVTIPFTRLFHMILGLVSRAYAGSEFGAVRHARDW, encoded by the coding sequence ATGAATACGCTCTACAGTTTTGTCGCAGGCCCCTTGGCCTGGGCGGCTTGGATCATATTCCTCGTCGGGATTGTCTACAAGATTTACCACTACGTCAGCTTGGCCAAGCAACGCGACGCCATGGTCTTCGCCCACATGAGCGGGTATTACGGGCTGCGTTCCATTGGCAAATGGATTGTCCCTTATGTGGCCACGAATTGGCGCAAAAACGCTGTATTAACAGCAGTCACCTTCCTGTTTCACATCTGCTTGCTGCTGGCGCCGATTTTCCTTTTCGCCCACATGCTGCTTTGGAAGGAAGCCATTGGGCTCAGCTTTCCGACCCTTCCGGACACGGTTGCCGATGTCATGACCCTGATCGTGATCGGCTGCTGCATCTATTTTCTGGTCCGCCGTCTCACGGTGCCAGAAGTGAAGTACGTCACCCAGATTTCCGACTGGTTGCTCTTGGCCGTTGTGGCCGCTCCGTTTGTAACCGGTTTTCTGGCCTACCACCAAGTCCTGAACTACAATCTGTTCATCATTCTCCACATCATTGCTGGAGAAATCATGTTGGTCACCATCCCCTTTACCCGCTTGTTCCATATGATTCTGGGGCTTGTCTCCAGGGCCTATGCGGGTTCTGAATTTGGTGCTGTCCGTCACGCCAGGGATTGGTAA
- the tmcB gene encoding electron transfer complex ferredoxin TmcB, translating to MLNKMDDNAAAFDRYVADAGLDAGVEKLKENPEKIKKAVNQVLNGEGGARLKGYVETCVHCGLCSEACHYFHSHDRDPQYSPVGKVKQTLWELIRKKGDVSPEFIRNCAQIAYTECNLCKRCVMYCPFGIDTAYLMSNVRRICHLLGVTPQYLQDTAHSHAATFNQMWVKEDEWIDSLQWQEDEGRDEIPNLRIPLEKEGADVMYSVIGPEPKFRTQLILQAGVLMHECGINWTMPATTGWDNSDMAMYSGDSELMGRLKRQHFETASRLKVKRIVMGECGHAFRSVYDTGNRWLAWQKPPIPIVHAIQFYWELLRDGKLKVAKQFDKPVTIHDPCNIIRGMGLHEKLREVTHAFCSNVTEMYPNREHNYCCCAGGGVINCGPPFRNTRVEGNRIKAEQIKETGAEVVISPCHNCHGGLEDIIHKYHLGTELKFLIDIIYECMEKPNSIEE from the coding sequence ATGCTCAATAAAATGGACGACAACGCTGCGGCCTTCGACCGCTATGTGGCTGACGCCGGGCTTGATGCGGGGGTCGAAAAGCTCAAGGAAAACCCGGAAAAGATCAAAAAGGCCGTCAATCAGGTTCTTAACGGCGAAGGTGGAGCCCGCCTCAAAGGATACGTCGAGACCTGCGTGCACTGTGGATTGTGCTCCGAGGCCTGTCACTATTTCCATTCCCACGACAGGGATCCGCAATACTCGCCTGTCGGCAAGGTTAAACAGACGTTGTGGGAGTTGATACGCAAAAAAGGCGACGTCAGTCCGGAATTCATTCGGAATTGCGCCCAAATCGCCTACACCGAATGCAACCTGTGCAAGCGGTGTGTCATGTACTGCCCATTCGGCATCGATACCGCCTATCTCATGTCCAATGTCCGGCGGATCTGCCACCTTCTTGGTGTCACCCCGCAATACCTCCAGGACACGGCCCACAGTCATGCCGCGACCTTCAACCAGATGTGGGTCAAAGAGGACGAATGGATTGACAGCCTCCAATGGCAGGAAGACGAAGGCCGCGACGAGATCCCGAATCTGCGCATCCCCCTGGAAAAAGAGGGCGCAGATGTCATGTACTCCGTTATCGGCCCCGAGCCGAAATTCCGGACCCAGCTCATCCTGCAGGCCGGGGTTTTGATGCACGAATGCGGCATCAATTGGACAATGCCAGCGACCACAGGCTGGGATAACAGTGATATGGCCATGTATTCCGGAGACTCGGAACTCATGGGCCGCTTGAAGCGGCAGCATTTCGAAACGGCCAGCCGCTTGAAAGTCAAACGCATCGTCATGGGCGAATGCGGCCACGCCTTTCGTTCTGTCTACGATACCGGCAACCGCTGGCTGGCCTGGCAAAAACCGCCCATCCCCATTGTCCACGCCATCCAGTTCTACTGGGAATTGCTGCGGGACGGAAAGCTCAAGGTGGCCAAACAATTCGACAAGCCGGTGACCATCCACGACCCCTGCAATATCATCCGCGGTATGGGGCTGCATGAAAAGCTCCGGGAGGTCACGCACGCCTTTTGTTCCAATGTGACCGAGATGTACCCGAATCGGGAGCATAATTATTGCTGCTGTGCCGGAGGGGGCGTCATCAACTGCGGGCCTCCTTTCCGGAACACCCGAGTCGAGGGCAACCGGATCAAAGCCGAGCAGATCAAGGAAACCGGTGCAGAAGTCGTTATCTCTCCCTGTCACAACTGCCACGGTGGCCTTGAAGACATCATCCACAAATACCATCTGGGAACGGAACTGAAATTCCTCATCGATATCATCTACGAATGCATGGAAAAACCGAATTCTATCGAGGAATAG
- the tmcD gene encoding electron transfer complex subunit TmcD → MVLEWDWEPGDKLVHDTSTCTADSEWIEEPIVSPDGQRVASVVKLGEFEFGLSVNGTPWETTFDRIWYPRFTPDGRLTAITQQEEEWTISIEGTPWEETYGFVWQTMFSEDGAHVAAAVQQDMQFYGVTVDGKVWENMFEAATDFVFSPKGNASAAVAQVQSFGQADIFTFQNGCFTVAVNGEPWDSVFVNAWTPTFDATGTHVAAQVRHTLYDYTIAVDGKPWAQTFNAVWEPTFHPQTGAVLAPVRHGGAWGLAQDGQFIWQPRYAQLWKLQFSPDGQRVAAVCAPRYGHWTVTVDDTPWHTELNQFITDLRWSPDSQRIGVIGKEGNRWKILVDDTEWPGDYDMTWAPVFSPDSQNVAAKVEQNGKYTVLLNGKAYKEEFDGLWDPVFSPDGTHLLLRAMRGTNYHRIVVPISEFA, encoded by the coding sequence ATGGTGCTTGAATGGGATTGGGAACCTGGTGACAAGCTCGTACACGACACCAGCACATGCACTGCGGACAGCGAGTGGATCGAAGAGCCGATCGTCAGCCCTGACGGGCAACGGGTGGCATCAGTGGTCAAACTCGGGGAATTTGAATTTGGGCTGAGCGTCAACGGAACGCCCTGGGAAACGACGTTTGACCGTATCTGGTATCCACGTTTCACCCCAGATGGACGGCTTACCGCCATCACCCAGCAGGAAGAAGAATGGACGATCAGTATCGAGGGAACCCCTTGGGAAGAGACTTACGGGTTCGTCTGGCAGACCATGTTCAGTGAGGATGGGGCGCATGTCGCGGCCGCTGTCCAGCAGGACATGCAATTTTACGGGGTAACCGTAGACGGCAAAGTCTGGGAGAACATGTTCGAAGCGGCCACCGACTTCGTTTTCAGCCCCAAGGGCAATGCCAGCGCTGCCGTGGCCCAGGTCCAAAGCTTCGGTCAGGCCGACATCTTCACCTTCCAAAACGGCTGCTTCACTGTGGCTGTTAACGGCGAGCCCTGGGACTCTGTCTTCGTCAATGCCTGGACGCCGACGTTCGACGCCACCGGCACGCATGTCGCCGCTCAAGTCCGCCACACGCTGTACGATTACACTATTGCCGTAGATGGCAAACCGTGGGCTCAGACCTTCAATGCAGTCTGGGAGCCCACATTCCATCCCCAGACCGGGGCTGTTCTCGCCCCTGTCCGTCACGGGGGTGCCTGGGGATTGGCTCAGGATGGACAATTCATCTGGCAGCCGCGCTACGCCCAGCTCTGGAAACTGCAGTTCAGTCCGGACGGCCAACGGGTCGCGGCCGTGTGCGCCCCGCGTTACGGCCATTGGACCGTCACCGTGGACGATACACCCTGGCACACTGAGCTCAATCAATTCATTACCGATTTGCGCTGGTCCCCTGACAGTCAACGCATCGGGGTCATCGGCAAAGAAGGTAATCGCTGGAAAATCCTGGTCGACGACACTGAATGGCCGGGCGATTATGATATGACCTGGGCGCCGGTCTTTAGTCCTGATTCCCAGAATGTCGCGGCCAAGGTCGAACAAAACGGGAAATACACCGTACTCCTGAATGGCAAAGCGTATAAGGAAGAATTCGACGGCTTGTGGGATCCTGTGTTCAGCCCTGACGGCACCCACCTTTTACTGCGGGCCATGCGGGGCACGAACTACCACCGTATAGTGGTCCCCATTTCGGAATTCGCCTAA
- a CDS encoding NfeD family protein translates to MSAPSCHQVWFRHGSACLLGLLILFLAGTAGHSQSSPNLRALSVRLEGAITPAQADLLAESLQKAREQNFDFFVIELDTPGGLGASMRDMVKTILNAPLPVCIWVGPRGARAASAGVFLVASGHINAMSPQTTIGAASPVSLGGQDMNSTMGQKIKNDFLSLIRGIATSRGRNAEWYEKAVDEAATLTAQEAAAQDVVDYLADSPIEALVKAGAEGFTFEDRSYAFSQQQIAVTPYTLPLRYRFLSWLLHPQIAYFLLLGGIAGLFFELSHPGAVFPGVFGAICLLLAMYALAILPTNIAGVLLLLLAFVLFLLELAITSFGLLTVGGLICLLLGSTLLFRSGFGFAPLGLDVVLPTVLLVAAFVVGVVYLVTKIQIRPRQSGEQAMIGLRGKVVTAQGDRGRIKVRGELWNASSEMGHALHEGQKVEVVGVKGLDLVVRPLTDQSPLEVSHG, encoded by the coding sequence ATGTCTGCTCCATCATGCCACCAGGTCTGGTTCCGCCACGGTAGTGCATGCCTTCTCGGTCTGCTGATCCTGTTCTTGGCAGGCACGGCAGGTCACAGCCAATCCTCTCCGAATCTTCGCGCTCTTTCTGTGCGCCTGGAGGGGGCCATTACCCCGGCCCAGGCCGACCTGCTTGCCGAATCCCTGCAAAAGGCCAGGGAACAAAACTTCGACTTTTTCGTGATCGAGTTGGACACCCCAGGGGGATTGGGAGCGTCCATGCGCGATATGGTCAAAACGATTCTCAACGCCCCACTTCCAGTCTGTATCTGGGTCGGTCCACGAGGAGCACGAGCCGCTTCCGCGGGCGTCTTTCTGGTCGCCTCTGGGCATATCAATGCCATGAGCCCGCAAACGACCATTGGAGCGGCCAGTCCGGTCAGTTTGGGCGGGCAAGATATGAACTCCACCATGGGCCAGAAAATCAAGAACGATTTCCTGAGCCTCATTCGGGGAATCGCCACTTCCCGTGGGCGCAACGCCGAGTGGTATGAAAAGGCCGTGGACGAAGCTGCCACCCTGACGGCCCAGGAGGCCGCGGCACAGGATGTCGTGGACTACCTGGCCGACTCCCCAATTGAGGCCCTCGTCAAAGCCGGGGCAGAAGGCTTTACCTTCGAGGACCGGAGCTATGCGTTCTCCCAACAGCAGATTGCGGTCACGCCGTACACCCTCCCCTTGCGCTACCGGTTTCTTTCCTGGCTTCTGCACCCCCAAATCGCCTATTTTCTGCTTTTGGGCGGTATCGCTGGCCTGTTTTTTGAACTGAGCCATCCTGGTGCGGTTTTTCCGGGCGTATTCGGGGCCATTTGTCTGTTACTGGCCATGTATGCCCTGGCTATTTTGCCCACGAATATCGCTGGAGTGCTCCTTCTTCTGCTGGCCTTTGTCCTTTTTCTCCTGGAGTTGGCGATCACCAGCTTCGGACTTTTGACCGTGGGCGGGCTGATCTGCCTTCTCCTCGGGTCGACACTGCTGTTTCGCAGTGGTTTCGGCTTCGCCCCCCTGGGGTTGGACGTGGTCTTGCCAACGGTGCTTTTAGTGGCGGCCTTTGTCGTAGGTGTGGTGTATCTGGTGACCAAAATTCAGATCCGTCCCCGTCAAAGCGGAGAGCAAGCCATGATCGGCCTACGCGGCAAAGTGGTTACTGCTCAGGGCGACCGGGGCCGAATCAAGGTCCGGGGTGAATTGTGGAATGCCAGCAGCGAAATGGGGCACGCCCTGCATGAAGGACAAAAAGTCGAAGTCGTAGGCGTCAAAGGCCTTGATCTTGTGGTCCGGCCGCTCACCGACCAATCCCCGCTGGAGGTCTCGCATGGGTAA